A single Atopobiaceae bacterium DNA region contains:
- a CDS encoding PRD domain-containing protein, whose amino-acid sequence MRIVKKINNNVALAQDASGEDVIVFGKGIGFPAVPYDLDDETRVERTFFDVDESVASAVQGVRDDVLLASSDIVDLARMELGKLNGNIVFTLADHLQFATERTTQDIQIDNPLSCEVAYVYPRETELGTKALGIFKSRTGVELPKSEACSIALHIVNAEADEGSTGDMHLVMESARIIEKVTTILEHELGLELDRSSYAYVRFVAHLRYLLGRLMNDEPMQTKNRSLFTQAAKDFPVAYRCAYAIEKHLEAEHGWHCSDEELLYLMMHVNRLAAASSPQP is encoded by the coding sequence ATGCGCATCGTCAAGAAGATCAACAACAACGTGGCGCTCGCGCAGGATGCGTCGGGCGAGGACGTCATCGTCTTCGGCAAGGGCATCGGCTTCCCGGCCGTGCCCTATGACCTCGATGACGAGACACGTGTCGAGCGGACCTTCTTTGACGTCGACGAGTCCGTGGCCTCTGCGGTCCAAGGCGTCCGCGATGACGTCCTCCTGGCCTCCTCCGACATCGTGGACCTGGCACGGATGGAGCTCGGCAAGCTCAACGGCAACATCGTCTTCACGCTTGCCGACCACCTCCAGTTCGCCACCGAGCGCACCACGCAGGACATCCAGATCGATAACCCGCTCTCGTGCGAGGTCGCCTACGTCTACCCCCGCGAGACCGAGCTGGGTACCAAGGCCCTGGGCATCTTCAAGAGCCGCACCGGCGTGGAGCTTCCCAAGAGCGAGGCCTGCTCGATCGCCCTGCATATCGTGAACGCCGAGGCAGACGAGGGCAGCACCGGGGACATGCACCTCGTGATGGAGAGCGCCCGCATCATCGAGAAGGTCACGACCATCCTCGAGCACGAGCTCGGCCTCGAGCTCGACCGCTCCTCCTACGCCTACGTCCGCTTCGTGGCGCACCTGCGCTACCTGCTGGGGCGCCTCATGAACGACGAGCCCATGCAGACCAAGAACAGGTCGCTCTTCACGCAGGCCGCCAAGGACTTCCCTGTTGCCTACCGCTGTGCCTATGCCATCGAGAAGCACCTCGAGGCCGAGCATGGCTGGCATTGCTCCGACGAGGAGCTGCTCTACCTCATGATGCACGTCAACCGCCTGGCTGCTGCCTCGTCGCCGCAGCCCTAG